The Silvibacterium dinghuense DNA window CGGCCTGCCAGGCATCGGCAAGATCGTGCGAGACATAAAGTACCGGCACCTCCGCAGCCCGTAGCGCATCGATCGTCCTCCGCCGCGACTCGGCATCGAGCGCGGCAAACGGCTCGTCGAGCAGCAGCAGTTCTGGCCGCGGAGCCAGCGCCCGCGCCAGCGCAATCTTCTGCCGCTCGCCTCCGCTCATGCCTGTGGGCTTCCGATCGGCGAGCTCTTCTGCGCCAAACATCGCCAGCATTTCGCCGATGCGTTCTTCTCGCTCGGGCAAGCGCCATCGCGCAAGCCCGAAGCCGACATTTCCGCGGCCGGTCAGATGAGGAAAGAGCGAGGCCTGCTGCGTCACGAAGCCGATCCTGCGCTGGCCGGGAGGCAGATATACGCTTGC harbors:
- a CDS encoding ATP-binding cassette domain-containing protein yields the protein MTSAPFLDVDAGWRRGGFTLEASFVLRARWNVLFGPSGSGKTTLLRIIAGLTTERDGLVRAQVRLNGRVLTEASVYLPPGQRRIGFVTQQASLFPHLTGRGNVGFGLARWRLPEREERIGEMLAMFGAEELADRKPTGMSGGERQKIALARALAPRPELLLLDEPFAALDAESRRRTIDALRAAEVPVLYVSHDLADAWQADGEALVLEAGRITTQGAARTVLSPARTRLLTQLGARAD